The proteins below come from a single Acidovorax sp. NCPPB 4044 genomic window:
- a CDS encoding restriction system-associated AAA family ATPase — translation MKITDPGGFRSLPCGFEHNFRTEWNLQDELAQANDFAPFVCAGPNGSGKSNLLEALAAIFFQLELLRVRRSFLPEVLQDENLHTSPTGFELEYLIKVPVMYTAVGSSQWFKVVVSKRPDAKEVKWWVFDSKDQPYDALNTIVIDHLIPQVLGYSSGENEILSLPFFKMRFVQFDEYWNALVKQSRYSGQPETRLVYLDSGFSQAILLCNLLFQDEATLLPFREDMGIGELKEFRIILRRSIPVTRHQVDAFTSGDYILPTEAEDGRFVDTGAIYLEPDTGDYRLKLLQGLEGDERTSIIEKLKRCATLHFHNEASDTLTLDYLVNEQTKQAFRANFDDKPIGLFQALQVLLTLNLYSVSEVQKSGLYTSTSHYVSETVPTLASDQRATRIKNFYFTKQGVEKPMLLKELSDGEHQLLHSLGLCLLFRETNSLFLLDEPETHFNPDWRANFISRLRQCLPGSGEFAQEMLITTHTPFLISDSKPEKVLVFAKDKASGEVNISHPPYNTLGASINKITMNTFSKRETIGGHAHSLLEAMRERYEQGVDDKNALITEIDQQLGDSVEKVLLIKAILEGDQLGNGEAQD, via the coding sequence TTGAAGATCACCGACCCAGGCGGCTTTCGCAGCCTGCCCTGTGGGTTCGAGCACAACTTCCGCACCGAGTGGAACTTGCAGGACGAACTGGCGCAAGCGAATGACTTTGCGCCTTTCGTTTGCGCCGGGCCCAATGGCAGCGGAAAATCCAACCTGCTTGAAGCGCTGGCGGCGATCTTCTTTCAGCTGGAGCTCCTGCGGGTGCGCCGTAGCTTTCTGCCTGAGGTGCTGCAGGACGAGAACTTGCATACTTCACCAACCGGATTTGAGCTGGAGTACTTAATCAAGGTTCCGGTGATGTATACCGCCGTTGGATCTTCCCAATGGTTCAAGGTGGTGGTAAGTAAAAGACCAGACGCTAAGGAAGTCAAATGGTGGGTTTTTGACTCAAAAGATCAACCCTATGACGCGCTCAATACGATAGTCATCGACCATCTAATTCCACAGGTATTAGGTTACTCGTCAGGCGAAAATGAAATCCTGAGTCTGCCCTTTTTCAAGATGCGTTTCGTGCAGTTCGACGAGTACTGGAACGCTCTCGTCAAACAGTCCCGTTATTCAGGCCAACCTGAAACACGGCTGGTCTATCTCGACAGCGGCTTCAGCCAGGCCATCTTGCTGTGCAATCTGTTGTTCCAGGATGAAGCCACCTTGCTGCCATTCCGTGAGGACATGGGCATCGGAGAGCTGAAGGAATTTCGCATCATCTTGCGGAGGAGTATCCCTGTCACGCGTCATCAGGTGGACGCGTTCACATCGGGTGATTACATCTTGCCCACCGAAGCAGAGGATGGACGCTTTGTGGATACTGGTGCGATCTATCTGGAGCCAGACACCGGAGACTATCGGCTCAAGCTTCTGCAAGGTTTGGAAGGTGATGAGCGTACTTCGATCATCGAGAAGCTCAAGCGTTGCGCCACGCTGCACTTCCACAATGAGGCATCGGACACTCTAACCTTAGATTACCTTGTCAATGAGCAGACCAAGCAAGCCTTTCGCGCCAACTTTGATGACAAGCCTATTGGCTTATTCCAAGCGCTGCAAGTCCTTCTGACACTGAATCTGTATTCGGTCAGTGAGGTGCAGAAGTCGGGGCTTTACACCTCGACCAGTCACTACGTCAGCGAAACAGTGCCGACCCTGGCGTCCGATCAGCGCGCCACGCGCATCAAAAACTTCTACTTCACGAAGCAGGGCGTTGAAAAACCGATGCTTCTCAAAGAGTTGTCGGATGGCGAGCACCAGTTGCTGCACAGTCTCGGCCTGTGCCTGCTATTCCGCGAGACCAACAGCCTTTTCCTGCTTGACGAGCCCGAGACGCACTTTAACCCCGACTGGCGCGCCAACTTCATCAGCCGCTTGCGCCAGTGCCTGCCCGGCAGTGGTGAGTTCGCGCAGGAGATGCTGATCACCACCCACACGCCATTCCTGATTTCCGATAGCAAGCCGGAGAAGGTGCTGGTGTTTGCCAAGGACAAGGCGAGCGGTGAGGTGAACATCAGCCACCCGCCGTACAACACGCTGGGCGCTTCGATCAACAAGATCACCATGAACACTTTCAGCAAACGCGAAACCATCGGGGGCCATGCGCATTCCTTGCTGGAAGCGATGCGAGAGCGTTATGAACAGGGTGTCGACGACAAGAATGCCCTGATCACGGAGATTGATCAGCAGCTCGGTGATTCGGTGGAAAAAGTGCTGCTGATCAAGGCTATTCTTGAAGGCGATCAGTTAGGCAATGGGGAGGCGCAGGACTGA
- a CDS encoding HNH endonuclease: protein MGRRRTDAFSVHLCAASDGKDETFIDFIFYAVWCQAPSKGLYRLELFAWNPELLEVMTAFHYDDSKGAEFFAGHVERIYALFAPLSACQVEQLRLWYRANNDVERVCANDPAMSLKRYADFPAELTNLHDQLASFFKGLYSHVEIAALKKWTGGIDDHYQTFVQTNKAGKCPFCGMNDLLGEYHSKREAYDHYLPKALYPFNSINFHNLVPACHHCNSSYKTSKDPAYTPKDPAKAAHRRAVFYPYKKETHSIELQINLQHSNISILAPEDISLQFGPVGIAEEIETWKDVYGIEERYKAKICGENEGKYWLTQVLDEWKEDGRNPADFLATLARQTKNSPYAECNFLKKPFLDACHKIGVF from the coding sequence ATGGGGAGGCGCAGGACTGATGCTTTTTCCGTACACCTATGTGCCGCATCGGATGGAAAAGATGAGACGTTTATCGACTTCATCTTCTACGCGGTGTGGTGCCAGGCACCGTCAAAAGGTCTCTATCGTCTGGAGCTGTTCGCCTGGAATCCTGAGTTGCTTGAAGTGATGACGGCGTTTCACTACGACGACAGCAAAGGGGCCGAGTTTTTTGCAGGACATGTAGAACGCATCTATGCACTCTTCGCGCCCTTGAGCGCTTGTCAGGTCGAGCAGCTTCGTCTCTGGTACAGGGCGAACAACGATGTGGAGCGCGTGTGTGCAAACGACCCCGCCATGTCGCTGAAGCGATACGCTGACTTCCCTGCGGAGCTGACGAATCTACATGATCAGCTGGCATCGTTCTTTAAAGGTCTGTATTCGCATGTGGAGATTGCCGCGCTGAAAAAGTGGACCGGTGGCATTGATGATCACTACCAAACCTTTGTGCAGACCAACAAGGCAGGGAAGTGCCCGTTTTGCGGGATGAACGATTTGCTGGGCGAATACCATAGCAAGCGCGAGGCCTACGATCACTATTTGCCCAAGGCACTGTACCCGTTCAATTCCATCAACTTTCACAACCTAGTCCCAGCTTGTCACCACTGCAACAGCAGCTACAAGACCAGTAAAGATCCAGCTTACACACCAAAAGATCCCGCCAAAGCAGCTCATCGTCGTGCGGTTTTCTATCCTTACAAAAAAGAAACGCACTCCATTGAGTTGCAAATCAATCTGCAGCACTCCAATATTTCCATATTAGCCCCGGAAGATATTTCCTTGCAATTTGGCCCCGTCGGCATTGCAGAGGAGATTGAAACTTGGAAAGACGTGTACGGCATTGAAGAACGCTACAAAGCTAAAATTTGCGGAGAAAATGAGGGAAAGTACTGGCTCACACAAGTGCTCGACGAATGGAAAGAAGATGGTCGAAATCCAGCTGATTTTTTGGCAACCTTGGCACGGCAAACCAAGAATTCTCCATATGCCGAGTGCAATTTTCTGAAAAAACCGTTCCTCGACGCTTGCCACAAGATTGGTGTCTTTTAG
- the gyrB gene encoding DNA topoisomerase (ATP-hydrolyzing) subunit B, whose protein sequence is MTAENTLPEPTPPAGDTQAQSIAAASAPAQAVAPVDGYGEGAIQILEGLEAVRKRPGMYIGDTSDGTGLHHLVFEVVDNSIDEALAGHCDDIVVTIHSDNSISVVDNGRGIPTGVKMDDKHEPKRSAAEIALTELHAGGKFNQNSYKVSGGLHGVGVSCVNALSKMLRLTVRRDGKVHVLEFSQGFVQNRILETANGVEVSPMRVTGETDKRGTEVHFLPDTEIFKENHDFHYEILAKRLRELSFLNNGVRIRLKDERTGKEDDFSGAGGVKGFVDFINANKKVLHPTAFHATGTRPADSYGGIPGTEIGVEVAMQWNDGYSEQVLCFTNNIPQRDGGTHLTGLRAAMTRVIGKYIEQQELAKKAKVEVSGDDMREGLCCVLSVKVPEPKFSSQTKDKLVSSEVRAPVEDIVAKTLTDYLEERPNDAKILCGKIIEAARAREAARRAREMTRRKGVLDGMGLPGKLADCQEKDPALSEIYIVEGDSAGGSAKQGRDRKFQAILPLRGKILNVEKARYEKLLTSNEILTLITALGTGIGKASADGTGKSGADDFNVDKLRYHRIIIMTDADVDGAHIRTLLLTFFYRQMPELVERGHIYIAQPPLYKVKNGKEELYLKDGPALDTFLLRVALRDASVTTGGDQPRTLDGETLATLAQKHQVAEAVIERLSVFMDREALRAIADGVALNLDTVQDAEASAVALQAKLRELTTTGVPAEVAGEFDARTDKPILRISRRHHGNIKSSIITQDFVHGADYAALAEAANTFRGLLAEGAKAQRGEGERQRDEKVGDFRQAMAWLIKEAERTTSRQRYKGLGEMNPGQLWETTMDPEVRRLLRVQIEDAIEADRVFTMLMGDEVEPRREFIETNALRAGNIDV, encoded by the coding sequence ATGACCGCTGAGAACACCCTGCCCGAGCCCACCCCCCCCGCGGGCGACACCCAAGCGCAGTCCATCGCAGCCGCCTCCGCGCCCGCACAGGCCGTCGCACCCGTCGACGGCTACGGCGAGGGCGCGATCCAGATCCTGGAAGGCCTGGAGGCCGTGCGCAAGCGCCCCGGCATGTACATCGGCGACACCTCCGACGGCACCGGCCTGCACCATCTCGTCTTCGAGGTGGTGGACAACTCCATCGATGAGGCGCTGGCCGGGCACTGCGACGACATCGTCGTCACCATCCACTCCGACAACTCCATCAGCGTGGTGGACAACGGCCGCGGCATCCCCACGGGCGTGAAGATGGACGACAAGCACGAGCCCAAGCGCTCGGCCGCCGAGATCGCGCTCACCGAACTGCACGCGGGCGGCAAGTTCAACCAGAACAGCTACAAGGTCTCGGGCGGCCTGCACGGCGTGGGCGTCTCGTGCGTGAACGCGCTCAGCAAGATGCTGCGCCTCACGGTGCGCCGCGACGGCAAGGTGCACGTGCTCGAATTCAGCCAGGGCTTCGTGCAGAACCGCATCCTGGAGACGGCGAACGGCGTTGAGGTCTCTCCCATGCGCGTGACCGGCGAGACCGACAAGCGCGGCACCGAAGTGCACTTCCTGCCCGACACCGAGATCTTCAAGGAGAACCACGACTTCCACTACGAGATCCTCGCCAAGCGCCTGCGCGAACTCTCGTTCCTGAACAACGGCGTGCGCATCCGCCTGAAGGACGAGCGCACGGGCAAGGAAGACGACTTCTCCGGCGCGGGCGGCGTGAAGGGCTTCGTGGACTTCATCAACGCCAACAAGAAGGTGCTGCACCCCACCGCCTTCCACGCCACGGGCACGCGCCCGGCCGACAGCTACGGCGGCATCCCCGGCACCGAGATCGGCGTGGAAGTGGCCATGCAGTGGAACGACGGCTACAGCGAGCAGGTGCTGTGCTTCACCAACAACATCCCGCAGCGCGACGGCGGCACCCACCTGACCGGCCTGCGCGCCGCGATGACGCGCGTGATCGGCAAGTACATCGAGCAGCAGGAACTGGCCAAGAAGGCCAAGGTCGAGGTGAGCGGCGACGACATGCGCGAAGGCCTCTGCTGCGTGCTGAGCGTCAAGGTGCCCGAGCCCAAGTTCTCCAGCCAGACCAAGGACAAGCTGGTGTCCAGCGAGGTGCGCGCACCGGTGGAGGACATCGTCGCCAAGACGCTGACCGACTACCTGGAAGAGCGCCCGAACGACGCCAAGATCCTCTGCGGCAAGATCATCGAAGCCGCCCGCGCCCGCGAAGCCGCGCGCCGTGCCCGCGAGATGACGCGCCGCAAGGGCGTGCTCGACGGCATGGGCCTGCCCGGCAAGCTGGCCGACTGCCAGGAGAAGGACCCTGCGCTCAGCGAGATCTACATCGTCGAGGGCGACTCCGCCGGCGGCTCCGCCAAGCAGGGCCGCGACCGCAAGTTCCAGGCGATCCTGCCGCTGCGCGGCAAGATCCTGAACGTGGAGAAGGCGCGCTACGAGAAGCTGCTCACCTCCAACGAGATCCTCACGCTCATCACCGCCCTGGGCACCGGCATCGGCAAGGCCAGCGCGGACGGCACCGGCAAGAGCGGCGCCGACGACTTCAACGTGGACAAGCTGCGCTACCACCGCATCATCATCATGACCGACGCGGACGTGGACGGTGCGCACATCCGCACGCTGCTGCTCACCTTCTTCTACCGCCAGATGCCTGAGCTGGTCGAACGCGGCCACATCTACATCGCCCAGCCGCCGCTCTACAAGGTCAAGAACGGCAAGGAAGAGCTGTACCTGAAGGACGGCCCCGCGCTCGACACCTTCCTGCTGCGCGTGGCCCTGCGCGACGCCAGCGTGACCACCGGCGGCGACCAGCCCCGCACGCTGGACGGCGAGACCCTGGCCACGCTGGCACAGAAGCACCAGGTGGCCGAGGCCGTCATCGAGCGCCTCTCGGTCTTCATGGACCGCGAAGCCCTGCGCGCCATCGCCGACGGCGTGGCGCTGAACCTCGACACCGTGCAGGACGCCGAAGCCAGCGCCGTCGCCCTCCAGGCCAAGCTGCGCGAGCTCACCACCACCGGCGTGCCCGCCGAGGTGGCCGGCGAATTCGACGCCCGCACCGACAAGCCCATCCTGCGCATCAGCCGCCGCCACCACGGCAACATCAAGAGCAGCATCATCACGCAGGACTTCGTGCACGGCGCCGACTACGCCGCCCTGGCCGAAGCCGCCAACACCTTCCGCGGCCTGCTGGCCGAGGGCGCCAAGGCGCAGCGCGGCGAAGGCGAACGCCAGCGCGACGAAAAAGTGGGCGACTTCCGCCAGGCCATGGCCTGGCTCATCAAGGAAGCCGAACGCACCACCAGCCGCCAGCGCTACAAGGGCCTGGGCGAGATGAACCCCGGCCAGCTCTGGGAAACCACCATGGACCCCGAAGTGCGCCGCCTGCTGCGCGTGCAGATCGAGGACGCGATCGAGGCGGACCGGGTGTTCACGATGCTGATGGGAGACGAGGTCGAGCCGCGGCGGGAGTTCATTGAGACGAATGCGTTGCGGGCGGGGAATATTGATGTGTGA
- the dnaN gene encoding DNA polymerase III subunit beta: MIVLKATQDKVLAVLQSVSGIVERRHTLPILANVLIRKTGNALQLTTSDLEIQIRTTAELGGDTGDFTTTVGARKLIDILKTMPADQTVGLESQQSKLVLKGGKSRFTLQSLPAEDFPLVQESAAFGPAFSVPQKVLKELLGQVSFAMAVQDIRYYLNGILFVAEGNTLSLVATDGHRLAFASATLDVEVPKQEVILPRKTVLELQRLLSDAGGENQPHIEMQFANNQAKFTFGGMEFVTKLVEGKFPDYNRVIPKNHKNSITLGRAPLLASLQRTAIMTSDKFKGVRLNLEPGLLRVASNNAEQEEAVDELDIDYGGDAIEIGFNVTYLIDALANMDQDMVQIELSDGNSSALMSIPENDRFKYVVMPMRI; the protein is encoded by the coding sequence ATGATCGTCCTGAAGGCAACACAAGACAAGGTTCTCGCGGTACTGCAATCGGTCTCGGGCATCGTCGAGCGACGCCATACGCTGCCCATCCTGGCCAACGTGCTGATCCGCAAGACCGGCAACGCACTGCAGCTCACCACGAGCGACCTTGAAATCCAGATCCGCACCACCGCGGAACTGGGCGGCGACACGGGCGACTTCACCACCACGGTGGGCGCGCGCAAGCTCATCGACATCCTGAAGACCATGCCCGCCGACCAGACGGTGGGCCTGGAATCGCAGCAGTCCAAGCTGGTGCTCAAGGGCGGCAAGAGCCGCTTCACGCTGCAGTCGCTGCCGGCCGAGGACTTCCCGCTGGTGCAGGAATCGGCCGCGTTCGGGCCTGCGTTCAGCGTGCCGCAGAAGGTGCTCAAGGAGCTGCTCGGCCAGGTCTCCTTCGCGATGGCGGTGCAGGACATCCGCTACTACCTGAACGGCATCCTCTTCGTGGCCGAGGGCAACACGCTCTCGCTGGTGGCCACCGACGGCCACCGCCTCGCCTTCGCGAGCGCCACGCTCGACGTCGAGGTGCCCAAGCAGGAGGTGATCCTGCCCCGCAAGACGGTGCTGGAGCTGCAGCGCCTGCTGTCGGACGCCGGCGGCGAGAACCAGCCCCACATCGAGATGCAGTTCGCCAACAACCAGGCGAAGTTCACCTTCGGCGGCATGGAGTTCGTCACCAAGCTGGTGGAGGGCAAGTTCCCCGACTACAACCGCGTGATCCCCAAGAACCACAAGAACAGCATCACGCTGGGCCGCGCGCCCCTGCTGGCCAGCCTGCAGCGCACGGCCATCATGACCAGCGACAAGTTCAAGGGCGTGCGCCTGAACCTCGAGCCCGGCCTGCTGCGCGTGGCGTCGAACAACGCCGAGCAGGAAGAGGCCGTGGACGAGCTCGACATCGACTACGGCGGCGACGCGATCGAGATCGGCTTCAACGTGACCTACCTCATCGACGCGCTCGCGAACATGGACCAGGACATGGTCCAGATCGAACTCTCCGACGGCAACAGCTCGGCGCTGATGTCCATTCCTGAGAACGACCGCTTCAAGTACGTCGTGATGCCCATGCGCATCTGA